A genomic region of Chelonia mydas isolate rCheMyd1 chromosome 9, rCheMyd1.pri.v2, whole genome shotgun sequence contains the following coding sequences:
- the LOC102939778 gene encoding cytoskeleton-associated protein 5 translates to MSELELSEESCEKVVAAVLPASCIRQLASHNWKERFSGLEAFQKAVEEIEKSKMPCQALVRLLEKDRGWEETKLPVIQKKLHIITLIAQKGNFSRTSAQVVLAGLVGKVGDVICSSDVKGALTAIAEACALPWTADKVMSLAFSQTQPRTQAEALKWLANAITEFGFSGMEVKALVSTVKAALAAVHPDVRASAFVLLGTISLYVGAPLRAFFEGETLPLLSQIDAELEKMKGQSPPAPTRGSPKHCRGRGDEGKGGKPQDHGRTETVNISDRITSALVSKLRDKSWRIQKEGLDEVAGILSDASLIQPNVGDLPAALRACLQDPNTVLVQQTLRILQRLATIMGPSIKQHVRKLGIPLVAIFRDSKSSVRASALMAVNAWAEQIGTKDWLEGEDSSEELREENPFQRQELLGWLAEKLPALRSAPSDLLRGVPHLYACLGDCNGDVQKAAQEAMPFFLMHLGFEEMDEAARQLKPATKDHIVAMLETAKANSTSKPTVPAKLPSRLPRVTAVPAFASASATSHLASASSSPAPAGDSVSSSALEQKPGPKDATSGAAALKVKGLPDGGKVQTKASLKDGGNKLGPIFITVPKGKEQRAKDERGGKVLRWNFTTPSNRYAEQLKAQMCSCVSNWLQEELFHSNFQHHIKALAILVKHLEREKDGLISCLDLILKWLTLRFFDTNTWVLTKSLEYLKLLFTLLSRERYQLTEHEATSFLPYLVMKMGETKEVLLREVHAVLKRVCLVYPARKMFNFIMEGTRSKNAKQQAGCLAELGYLVKAYGMEVCQPSPGKAFKAISAFIGDQNNAIHSAALNIIVTAHHVHGEGVLKLIGNLSEKHMRMLEESMEQAATRPAASPVKQTMERPPHALSASANDSMETAEGMPSKPSHAHSTGADMEMGQAAPQAFQMDIEEPENVHDSLQCKSPKPDGITQPGAIPEPQPNAVSLHPNGMRSNVASTINFIIHHVASGDVDTIIQALAQIDEILKQEDKAEAMSGHINQFLIATLRQLRYIHRLQVGEEKLGKDQVIQLYGCIIRNMMLLFQTESLAQEASTGVLKDLLHSLITLMLDSLVVDLEEGQDVIQSINLLMKKVLEQSDQTRIFSALLALLQDSLTAAASPHKFPELVAKCLWRITQLLPRTIGTVNLDQILLDIHLFMKALPHEKLKQCTSQFPQIALKTLLHSLSRLKGPGILDHLTMIENKGESELEAHLCRATRLSTMQAANETSTDAGQGVSHVADKAAKSKVNDMLAGIFKKIGSKENAREGLEELYEYKKKCPDVDLEPFLENFSLLFRSYVKHGLAVMGMEREGKQHLPPGTGMPLQAQAPPPTRTASSSGEHTNGEEVGPSLCLDRLKLTRRRCSGTKSCSQLPLPRRPSKLEDPLALVSPDKHSSKLPRYVKIQEQK, encoded by the coding sequence ATGTCTGAACTTGAGCTCTCAGAAGAATCATGTGAGAAAGTGGTGGCAGCTGTCCTTCCGGCCTCCTGCATTCGGCAGCTGGCCAGCCACAACTGGAAGGAGAGGTTTTCCGGCCTGGAGGCATTTCAGAAGGCTGTGGAAGAAATAGAGAAGAGCAAAATGCCCTGCCAGGCCCTGGTGAGGCTGCTGGAGAAGGATCGTGGCTGGGAGGAAACCAAACTCCCGGTGATACAGAAAAAGCTTCACATCATCACCCTGATTGCCCAGAAGGGAAACTTTTCCAGAACGTCAGCTCAGGTCGTCTTGGCCGGCCTGGTGGGGAAGGTGGGCGACGTGATTTGCAGCAGCGACGTGAAAGGAGCCCTGACAGCAATAGCAGAGGCCTGTGCGCTGCCGTGGACTGCTGACAAGGTCATGTCATTGGCTTTCTCGCAGACCCAGCCCAGGACCCAGGCAGAAGCCCTGAAGTGGCTGGCGAACGCCATTACAGAGTTTGGCTTCTCTGGGATGGAGGTGAAGGCCTTGGTCAGTACCGTAAAGGCTGCTCTTGCTGCTGTTCACCCAGATGTACGGGCCTCTGCCTTTGTCCTGCTGGGGACCATTTCTCTGTACGTGGGTGCCCCTCTGAGGGCGTTCTTCGAGGGCGAGACGCTGCCCCTTCTCTCCCAGATAGATGCTGAGCTGGAGAAGATGAAAGGGCAGAGCCCACCTGCTCCCACCCGGGGCAGCCCCAAGCACTGTAGGGGGAGAGGGgatgaggggaagggagggaagcccCAGGACCATGGAAGGACTGAGACTGTGAATATCAGCGACAGGATCACCTCAGCGCTGGTGTCGAAGCTGCGGGACAAGAGCTGGAGGATCCAGAAGGAGGGCCTGGACGAGGTGGCAGGTATCCTTAGCGATGCCAGCCTTATCCAGCCAAACGTGGGCGACCTCCCAGCTGCCCTGAGGGCTTGTCTCCAGGACCCCAATACAGTCCTGGTGCAGCAGACCCTGAGAATCCTCCAGCGACTGGCCACCATCATGGGCCCGAGCATCAAGCAGCATGTGAGGAAGCTGGGCATCCCCCTGGTCGCCATCTTCAGGGACAGCAAGAGCAGCGTGCGAGCCTCAGCCCTTATGGCCGTGAATGCCTGGGCCGAGCAGATCGGCACGAAGGactggctggagggggaggaCTCTTCcgaggagctgagagaggaaaaCCCTTTCCAAAGGCAAGAACTgctgggctggctggctgagaagcTGCCTGCTCTCCGTTCTGCCCCCTCAGACCTGCTGCGGGGAGTGCCTCACCTCTACGCCTGCCTGGGAGATTGCAATGGCGACGTGCAGAAGGCGGCCCAGGAAGCCATGCCCTTCTTCTTGATGCACCTGGGATTTGAGGAGATGGACGAAGCCGCTCGCCAGCTGAAGCCAGCTACCAAGGACCACATAGTGGCCATGCTGGAGACAGCCAAAGCCAACTCTACGTCCAAGCCCACTGTTCCTGCTAAGTTGCCTTCCAGGCTGCCAAGGGTCACGGCCGTCCCAGCCTTCGCCTCAGCCTCAGCCACATCCCACCTGGCATCAGCCTcttcttccccagcccctgctggagaCTCTGTGTCCAGCAGTGCCCTGGAACAGAAGCCTGGACCCAAAGATGCCACATcaggagcagctgccctgaaAGTCAAAGGCTTGCCCGATGGGGGGAAGGTGCAAACAAAGGCCAGCCTGAAGGACGGTGGCAACAAGCTGGGTCCTATTTTTATCACCGTCCCCAAAGGGAAAGAGCAGAGGGCAAAGGACGAGAGAGGGGGGAAGGTGCTGAGGTGGAACTTCACCACCCCCAGCAACAGGTACGCGGAGCAGCTGAAGGCTCAGATGTGCAGCTGTGTCTCCAACTGGCTGCAGGAGGAGTTGTTTCACTCCAACTTCCAGCACCACATCAAAGCATTGGCCATCCTGGTCAAGCACTTGGAGAGGGAGAAAGACGGCCTCATCAGCTGCCTGGACCTGATCCTGAAGTGGCTCACCCTGCGGTTCTTTGACACCAACACCTGGGTTCTGACGAAGAGCCTGGAGTATCTCAAGCTGCTGTTCACCTTGCTGAGCCGGGAAAGATACCAGCTGACTGAGCACGAGGCAACCTCTTTCCTCCCCTACCTGGTCATGAAGATGGGGGAGACAAAAGAGGTTCTCCTCAGGGAGGTGCATGCTGTTTTGAAGAGGGTCTGCCTGGTCTATCCAGCCAGGAAGATGTTCAACTTCATCATGGAAGGGACCAGGTCCAAGAACGCCAAGCAGCAGGCAGGGTGCCTTGCTGAGCTGGGATATTTAGTCAAAGCCTACGGCATGGAAGTGTGCCAGCCGAGCCCTGGCAAAGCCTTCAAGGCGATATCTGCCTTCATTGGAGACCaaaacaatgccatccacagtGCTGCCTTAAACATCATTGTGACCGCTCACCACGTGCATGGGGAAGGGGTGCTCAAGCTGATTGGGAACCTTTCAGAGAAACACATGAGGATGCTAGAAGAGAGCATGGAACAGGCAGCCACCAGGCCAGCTGCTTCTCCGGTCAAACAGACCATGGAGAGACCACCACATGCGCTGAGCGCAAGTGCTAATGACAGCATGGAAACAGCAGAGGGCATGCCCTCCAAACCCAGTCACGCCCACAGCACGGGAGCAGACATGGAGATGGGGCAGGCAGCTCCCCAGGCATTCCAGATGGACATAGAGGAGCCTGAGAATGTGCATGACTCTCTCCAGTGCAAGAGTCCCAAACCGGATGGCATCACTCAGCCAGGTGCAATTCCTGAACCCCAGCCCAATGCTGTCTCCCTGCACCCTAATGGCATGCGTAGCAACGTTGCCTCCACCATCAACTTCATTATCCACCACGTGGCCAGTGGCGACGTCGACACCATCATCCAGGCTCTGGCACAGATCGATGAGATCCTGAAGCAGGAGGACAAGGCAGAAGCCATGTCTGGCCACATCAACCAGTTCCTGATAGCCACTTTGCGGCAGCTCCGGTACATCCACAGGctgcaggtgggggaggagaaactgGGGAAGGACCAAGTCATTCAGCTGTATGGCTGCATCATTCGCAACATGATGCTGCTGTTCCAGACAGAGAGCCTGGCCCAGGAGGCCTCCACAGGGGTGTTGAAGGACCTGCTCCACAGTCTCATCACCTTGATGCTGGATTCCCTGGTGGTGGACCTGGAGGAAGGTCAAGATGTCATCCAGTCCATCAATCTCCTAATGAAAAAGGTGCTGGAGCAGTCTGACCAGACCAGAATCTTTAGTGCCTTGCTCGCCCTGCTCCAGGATAGCCTAAcggctgcagccagcccccacaAGTTCCCCGAGCTGGTGGCCAAGTGTCTGTGGAGAATCACACAGCTTCTCCCCCGAACAATCGGCACTGTCAACCTGGACCAGATCCTACTGGACATCCACCTCTTCATGAAGGCGCTCCCCCATGAGAAACTAAAGCAGTGCACAAGCCAGTTCCCCCAGATAGCTCTGAAAACTCTACTGCACTCCTTGAGCAGGCTGAAGGGGCCTGGGATTCTGGACCACCTCACCATGATAGAGAACAAGGGGGAGTCGGAGCTGGAGGCTCACCTTTGCCGGGCAACGAGGCTCTCCACCATGCAGGCTGCCAACGAGACCAGTACAGATGCCGGTCAGGGGGTCTCTCATGTGGCTGACAAGGCTGCAAAGAGCAAAGTCAATGACATGTTAGCGGGCATCTTTAAAAAGATTGGCTCCAAGGAGAACGCTAGGGAGGGTCTGGAGGAGCTGTACGAATACAAGAAGAAATGCCCCGATGTGGACTTGGAGCCTTTCCTGGAAaacttctccctcctcttccgCAGCTACGTAAAGCACGGCCTGGCAGTGATGGGCATGGAGCGAGAGGGCAAACAGCACCTTCCCCCCGGCACAGGGATGCCCCTTCAGGCTCAGGCTCCCCCTCCCACTAGGACAGCCTCCTCCTCAGGAGAGCATAcaaatggggaggaggtggggccatcTCTCTGCCTGGACAGGCTGAAATTGACGAGGCGTCGATGTAGCGGCACAAAAtcctgcagccagctcccccttccccggCGACCTTCAAAGCTCGAAGACCCCCTGGCCCTGGTGTCCCCAGACAAGCACAGCAGCAAACTCCCCCGCTATGTGAAGATCCAGGAGCAGAAATAG